A DNA window from Undibacterium sp. YM2 contains the following coding sequences:
- a CDS encoding helicase HerA-like C-terminal domain-containing protein: protein MSKPLLIAKNTEFDLNLLSDWANRHGCITGATGTGKTVTLQTLAQAFSAIGVPVFMADVKGDLSGMAKAGSATGKIQQRLQALQLDEPKWQACPVTFWDVFGKQGHPVRATVSDLGPLLLGRMLNLNDTQEGVLQLAFKIADDHGLLLLDTKDLRAMLQYLAENASEFQTEYGNISAASVGAIQRSLLTISEQGGEQFFGEPMLNLDDMMQTDGDGRGFVNILAADQLLQSPRLYSTFLLWMLSELYEHLPEVGDVDQPKMVFFFDEAHLLFDEAPKVLLQKIEQVVRLIRSKGVGVYFVTQNPLDIPDTVLGQLGNRVQHALRAYTPRDQKAVQAAAETFRPNPKLDTAAVIAELGVGEALISFLDDKGRPNIVQRALIVPPSSQIGAITADERQQVMQTSIVAGVYEKHIDRESAYEKLTGRVAARAATADKEENLQPGSREEPAVADANGWGNAPSALSAPAAPAAPSRPVFNSGRAAQPAPAQESGGGVGDTLKSVFGNLLGGGGLRRKDNVVETMIKSTVRTMGSQVGREIIRGVLGSILKK from the coding sequence ATGTCAAAACCTCTGTTGATCGCTAAAAACACCGAATTCGACTTGAATTTATTGTCAGACTGGGCCAATCGCCATGGTTGTATCACTGGTGCTACGGGTACTGGCAAGACGGTCACCCTGCAAACGCTGGCCCAGGCTTTTTCTGCCATAGGCGTGCCGGTGTTCATGGCGGACGTCAAAGGTGACCTGTCCGGCATGGCCAAGGCAGGCAGTGCAACGGGCAAAATCCAGCAGAGACTGCAAGCCCTGCAACTTGATGAACCCAAATGGCAGGCTTGCCCGGTGACTTTCTGGGACGTGTTTGGCAAGCAAGGCCACCCGGTGCGTGCCACGGTATCTGACCTCGGCCCCTTGCTGCTGGGCCGCATGCTGAATCTGAATGATACTCAGGAGGGCGTTTTGCAACTGGCCTTCAAGATAGCCGACGATCATGGCCTGCTGCTATTGGATACCAAGGATTTGCGCGCCATGTTGCAATACCTGGCCGAGAATGCGTCTGAATTCCAGACCGAATATGGCAATATCTCTGCCGCCAGTGTCGGCGCTATCCAGCGTTCATTGTTGACGATCTCGGAGCAGGGCGGCGAGCAATTCTTTGGCGAACCCATGTTGAATCTGGATGACATGATGCAGACTGACGGCGATGGCCGGGGTTTTGTGAACATCCTGGCGGCAGATCAGTTGTTGCAATCGCCACGTCTGTATTCGACCTTTTTGCTATGGATGCTGTCTGAATTGTATGAACATTTGCCTGAGGTTGGTGACGTCGATCAGCCCAAGATGGTGTTTTTCTTTGATGAGGCCCATCTGCTGTTTGATGAGGCACCCAAGGTCTTGCTGCAAAAGATAGAGCAGGTGGTGCGCCTGATACGCTCCAAGGGTGTGGGTGTGTATTTCGTCACACAAAACCCTCTGGATATCCCTGATACCGTGCTGGGGCAATTGGGCAACCGTGTCCAGCATGCCTTGCGTGCCTATACACCCAGGGATCAAAAGGCGGTGCAGGCGGCGGCAGAAACTTTCCGTCCCAATCCAAAGCTGGATACCGCGGCGGTGATTGCCGAGCTGGGTGTTGGCGAAGCACTGATTTCCTTCCTTGATGATAAGGGTAGGCCGAACATCGTGCAACGTGCCTTGATCGTGCCGCCATCGTCACAGATAGGGGCGATAACGGCAGATGAGCGCCAGCAAGTCATGCAAACTTCCATCGTCGCCGGTGTGTATGAAAAACATATCGATCGCGAATCTGCCTATGAAAAACTGACAGGCAGGGTGGCAGCGCGTGCCGCTACCGCAGATAAAGAAGAGAATCTGCAACCAGGTAGCAGGGAAGAGCCTGCAGTTGCAGATGCCAATGGCTGGGGTAATGCGCCCTCGGCTTTGTCTGCGCCGGCAGCACCAGCAGCGCCAAGTCGTCCCGTATTCAATTCAGGCCGTGCGGCACAGCCTGCGCCTGCACAGGAAAGTGGCGGTGGTGTAGGTGATACGCTGAAAAGCGTGTTTGGCAACCTGCTCGGCGGCGGTGGTTTGCGCCGCAAGGATAATGTGGTCGAGACCATGATCAAATCGACGGTCAGGACCATGGGTTCTCAGGTGGGGCGTGAAATTATTCGCGGTGTGCTAGGTTCCATATTGAAGAAATGA
- a CDS encoding YebC/PmpR family DNA-binding transcriptional regulator encodes MAGHSKWANIKHKKAATDAKRGKIWTRLIKEITVAARMGGEDVDSNPRLRLAVDKAADANMPKENVTRAIQRGAGTLEGANYEEVRYEGYGIGGAAIVVDCMTDNRVRTVAEVRHAFNKYGGNMGTEGSVAFLFQHCGQMFFAPGTNEDALMEAALEAGADDVITDEEGGIEVICAPFSLSDLRASLEKAGFKAEVAEVVMKPNTETVFAGDEGIKMQKLLDALENLDDVQEVFTNAIIED; translated from the coding sequence ATGGCAGGACATAGTAAATGGGCCAATATCAAGCATAAAAAAGCAGCAACTGATGCCAAACGCGGCAAGATATGGACGCGTCTGATCAAGGAGATCACGGTTGCAGCACGCATGGGTGGTGAGGATGTCGATTCCAACCCGCGCCTGCGTCTGGCAGTAGACAAGGCGGCTGACGCCAATATGCCAAAAGAAAACGTCACGCGCGCGATACAACGCGGCGCGGGCACACTGGAAGGCGCAAATTACGAAGAAGTACGTTATGAAGGTTATGGCATAGGCGGTGCCGCCATTGTCGTCGATTGCATGACCGACAACCGCGTACGCACCGTGGCTGAAGTACGCCATGCCTTCAACAAATACGGTGGCAATATGGGTACTGAAGGCTCGGTTGCCTTTTTGTTCCAGCATTGCGGCCAAATGTTCTTTGCCCCAGGCACGAATGAAGATGCACTGATGGAAGCTGCCCTGGAAGCGGGCGCTGACGATGTCATTACAGATGAAGAAGGCGGTATCGAAGTCATCTGCGCACCATTCAGCCTGTCTGACCTGCGTGCCAGCCTGGAAAAAGCCGGTTTCAAGGCAGAAGTTGCTGAAGTCGTCATGAAACCAAATACTGAGACCGTATTTGCCGGTGATGAAGGTATCAAGATGCAAAAACTGCTGGACGCCCTCGAAAACCTCGACGATGTACAAGAAGTATTCACCAACGCCATCATAGAAGATTAA
- the rlmH gene encoding 23S rRNA (pseudouridine(1915)-N(3))-methyltransferase RlmH, with amino-acid sequence MQLIIAAVGHKMPSWIETGFQEYAKRMPPECRVILKEIKPVERSGSKTAETVMALERTKIEAVIPKNARIVALDERGKDWTSVALSQNLTQWQQDGRDVVFIIGGADGLDAEFKARADTLIRISSLTLPHGMVRVLLAEQLYRAWSITQNHPYHRV; translated from the coding sequence ATGCAATTGATCATCGCCGCCGTCGGTCACAAAATGCCCTCCTGGATAGAAACAGGCTTTCAGGAGTATGCCAAGCGCATGCCGCCAGAATGCCGCGTCATCCTCAAGGAAATCAAACCGGTAGAACGCTCGGGCAGCAAAACTGCTGAAACCGTCATGGCTCTTGAGCGTACCAAAATCGAGGCTGTAATACCCAAGAATGCCCGCATAGTCGCCCTGGATGAGCGCGGCAAAGACTGGACCAGCGTCGCCCTGTCGCAAAACCTCACGCAATGGCAGCAGGATGGTCGCGATGTGGTCTTCATCATCGGTGGCGCCGATGGTCTGGATGCGGAATTCAAGGCCAGGGCCGATACCCTGATACGCATCTCCAGCCTGACCCTGCCGCATGGCATGGTACGGGTGCTACTAGCAGAACAGCTATACCGCGCCTGGTCAATTACCCAGAACCACCCTTATCACCGGGTATAA
- a CDS encoding acetate/propionate family kinase, producing the protein MKQPVILSVNSGSSSIKFALYPFTEEGVTGSNLTGVIEGLQPEGKPVIQCRTSNGTQTLTLDQTDISAAGGDQFAAALQALHGVLMSHSADMQIAAVAHRVVHGGERFSSSIVIDDAALVYLHTLDTLAPLHQPHNLEGVAAFRRAYPGIPQIACFDTGFHADMPTCETTLALPQSLRATGIRRYGFHGLSYRYVASHLAQQSARAFDPAAGSVIMLHLGNGASACAMKNGKSIATSMGFSALDGLMMGTRCGALDPGVLLHLMQQGWGEKRMETALYKESGLLGVSGISADMRTLRASSDPRAGFAIDLFTYRVIRECGALSACLNGLDVLVFTGGIGEHDALLRQQVAEGLAYLGVQIETAKNNAARGDGIAPIHTPTAALKCG; encoded by the coding sequence ATGAAGCAGCCCGTCATTCTGTCGGTGAATTCAGGTTCATCCAGCATCAAGTTTGCCCTGTATCCTTTTACTGAAGAGGGCGTGACAGGCAGTAATCTGACAGGTGTCATTGAGGGTTTGCAACCTGAGGGCAAGCCCGTCATACAATGTCGTACAAGTAATGGAACACAGACCTTGACGCTGGATCAAACGGATATCAGCGCCGCAGGTGGCGACCAGTTCGCGGCTGCGCTGCAAGCCCTGCACGGCGTGTTGATGAGCCATAGCGCAGACATGCAGATAGCCGCTGTAGCCCACCGCGTCGTGCACGGCGGCGAGCGGTTTTCATCTTCCATCGTGATAGATGACGCAGCCCTGGTCTATCTGCATACCCTGGATACACTGGCACCACTGCATCAGCCGCATAACCTGGAAGGCGTAGCCGCCTTTCGACGTGCCTATCCCGGCATACCACAGATAGCCTGCTTCGATACCGGCTTCCATGCTGACATGCCCACATGCGAAACCACGCTGGCCCTGCCGCAATCCCTGCGTGCCACTGGCATACGCCGTTACGGTTTTCATGGCCTGTCTTACCGCTATGTCGCCAGTCACCTGGCCCAGCAATCGGCACGCGCATTTGATCCTGCTGCCGGGAGCGTGATCATGCTGCACCTCGGTAATGGTGCCAGCGCCTGCGCCATGAAAAACGGTAAAAGCATCGCGACCTCCATGGGTTTCTCTGCACTCGATGGCCTGATGATGGGCACCCGCTGCGGCGCACTCGACCCCGGTGTCTTGCTACACCTGATGCAGCAGGGCTGGGGTGAAAAACGCATGGAAACCGCCCTATATAAAGAATCCGGCCTGCTCGGTGTATCAGGCATCTCCGCCGACATGCGCACCCTGCGCGCCAGCAGCGACCCGCGAGCTGGTTTTGCCATCGATTTATTCACCTATCGCGTGATACGCGAATGTGGTGCATTAAGCGCGTGCCTGAACGGTCTTGATGTATTGGTGTTTACCGGCGGCATAGGGGAACACGATGCGCTACTCAGGCAGCAGGTAGCAGAAGGTCTGGCTTATCTGGGCGTGCAGATAGAAACGGCAAAGAACAACGCCGCCCGCGGTGATGGCATTGCGCCCATTCATACCCCAACAGCAGCACTGAAGTGTGGGTAG
- the rsfS gene encoding ribosome silencing factor, whose amino-acid sequence MDIKKLQTLVVDALEDVKAQDIQLFETSHLTSLFDRVCIASGTSNRQTKALAASVRDKVKENGGTIVSMEGEATGEWVLVDLGDIVVHIMQPAIRAYYRLEELWGDKPVKLGAAKRTSGKKTEAADADEASDKPKRVRKVAGKAAPLEVTHDMMAIQTTLEDEKKPARKPRVSKTTGDADGKPARKPAARKAADGTAAAKPAKIPTGARVKVAATKTAVASAKQAAEKRTANAAATPAKRAPARKKAAEE is encoded by the coding sequence ATGGATATTAAAAAACTGCAAACCCTGGTCGTTGACGCTCTGGAAGACGTCAAGGCACAAGACATACAATTGTTTGAAACCTCTCACCTGACCAGCCTGTTTGACCGTGTTTGTATCGCCTCTGGTACATCCAACCGCCAAACCAAGGCTCTGGCCGCGTCCGTACGCGACAAAGTCAAGGAAAACGGCGGCACTATCGTCAGTATGGAAGGTGAAGCGACTGGCGAATGGGTACTGGTCGATCTGGGTGACATCGTCGTCCACATCATGCAGCCAGCCATCCGCGCTTACTACCGTCTCGAAGAGTTATGGGGCGACAAACCGGTAAAACTCGGTGCAGCCAAGCGCACATCCGGCAAAAAAACCGAAGCTGCTGATGCTGATGAAGCCAGCGACAAGCCTAAGCGCGTCCGTAAAGTGGCTGGCAAAGCTGCTCCGCTGGAAGTCACGCATGACATGATGGCCATCCAGACCACGCTGGAAGATGAAAAGAAACCAGCGCGCAAACCACGCGTCAGCAAAACTACTGGCGATGCTGATGGCAAGCCAGCACGCAAACCGGCAGCCCGCAAAGCTGCTGATGGCACTGCTGCTGCAAAACCTGCCAAGATACCAACTGGTGCCCGCGTTAAAGTAGCAGCAACTAAAACTGCGGTTGCCTCTGCCAAGCAAGCCGCAGAAAAACGCACTGCCAATGCTGCTGCAACGCCAGCAAAACGCGCTCCGGCACGTAAGAAAGCAGCAGAGGAATAA
- a CDS encoding nucleoside triphosphate pyrophosphatase — protein sequence MLKENKIYLASKSPRRRELLHQAGIEFDLLLLRDAPPRGPDVTEIVLPGEAPEAYVSRVTQEKADKAWEIMHLRKMLPRPVLAADTTVVLGKQILGKPADKQEAIQMLSMLAGQTHQVLTSIAVHSALGSAAVTQCSEVSFANLDEQQILAYCNSNEPYDKAGGYGIQGAAARFISHIKGSYSGIMGLPLFETCQLLRQAGIFIP from the coding sequence ATGCTAAAAGAAAATAAAATCTACCTGGCATCAAAAAGCCCAAGACGCCGCGAACTGCTGCACCAGGCAGGCATAGAGTTTGACCTCTTGCTGCTGCGTGATGCCCCACCACGCGGGCCAGATGTAACCGAGATTGTCTTGCCCGGCGAAGCACCAGAAGCCTATGTCAGCCGTGTCACCCAGGAAAAAGCAGACAAGGCATGGGAAATCATGCATCTGCGCAAAATGCTGCCACGCCCAGTGCTCGCCGCCGATACCACCGTCGTACTCGGCAAGCAAATACTGGGCAAACCCGCCGACAAGCAAGAAGCCATACAAATGCTCAGCATGCTGGCAGGCCAGACGCATCAGGTACTGACCAGCATCGCCGTGCATTCTGCCCTGGGCAGTGCCGCCGTCACGCAGTGCTCAGAAGTCAGCTTTGCCAACCTCGATGAACAGCAGATACTGGCCTACTGCAATAGCAATGAACCCTATGATAAAGCCGGTGGCTATGGCATACAGGGCGCCGCCGCCCGTTTTATTTCACACATCAAAGGGAGTTATTCTGGCATCATGGGATTACCCTTATTTGAAACCTGCCAGTTACTGCGTCAGGCAGGTATCTTTATTCCCTAA
- the hemF gene encoding oxygen-dependent coproporphyrinogen oxidase — MTDTLAVKNYFLGLQAAIVAALEEVDGHTFITDSWERPEGGGGISRVIEEGKVFERGGVNFSHVMGKNLPPSAAAARPELAGRQWEAMGVSLVLHPRNPYAPTVHMNVRFFTTRAEGQEDVWWFGGGMDLTPYYGFTEDAVHFHQTCKMAVQPYGADLHARFKKWCDEYFYLKHRKEARGVGGIFFDDFNEQDFASSFAMMRSVGDAFIPAYRPILERRKDQEYGERERDFQAYRRGRYVEFNLVFDRGTHFGLQSGGRTESILMSMPPIVKWRYDWKPEAGSPEAALATDFLVHREWL, encoded by the coding sequence ATGACAGATACACTTGCGGTTAAAAACTACTTCCTGGGCTTGCAGGCTGCTATAGTCGCGGCTCTCGAAGAAGTTGATGGCCATACTTTTATTACCGATAGCTGGGAACGCCCGGAAGGCGGTGGCGGTATCTCGCGTGTGATAGAAGAAGGCAAGGTATTTGAACGTGGTGGCGTCAATTTCTCCCATGTCATGGGTAAAAACCTGCCGCCATCCGCCGCTGCAGCCCGCCCTGAGCTGGCTGGCCGTCAATGGGAAGCCATGGGTGTCTCACTGGTTCTGCATCCACGCAACCCGTATGCACCTACCGTGCACATGAATGTACGATTTTTCACCACCCGAGCCGAAGGGCAGGAAGATGTCTGGTGGTTTGGCGGCGGCATGGACTTGACACCGTATTACGGTTTTACAGAAGATGCGGTGCATTTCCACCAAACCTGTAAAATGGCGGTCCAGCCTTATGGTGCAGACTTGCATGCCCGCTTCAAGAAATGGTGCGACGAGTATTTTTACCTGAAACACCGTAAAGAAGCGCGTGGCGTCGGCGGCATCTTCTTTGATGATTTCAATGAGCAGGATTTTGCCAGCAGTTTTGCCATGATGCGTAGTGTGGGTGATGCCTTTATCCCGGCTTATCGCCCTATCCTGGAACGTCGCAAAGACCAGGAGTATGGCGAACGTGAACGTGATTTCCAGGCTTATCGCCGTGGCCGCTATGTAGAGTTCAACCTGGTATTTGACCGCGGCACGCATTTTGGCCTGCAGTCTGGCGGCAGGACAGAGTCCATACTGATGTCCATGCCCCCCATCGTCAAATGGCGCTATGACTGGAAACCGGAGGCAGGTAGCCCGGAAGCAGCACTGGCTACAGACTTTTTGGTACACCGGGAATGGTTATAG
- the rng gene encoding ribonuclease G, with the protein MSENLLINITPQETRVALMFQGAVQELHIERTLSRGLVGNIYLGKVVRVLPGMQSAFIDIGLERAAFLHVADIWDARPQDANGNTNAPLTPIEKLLFDGQSVTVQVVKDPIGTKGARLSTQISIAGRMLVYLPQDSHIGISQKIENEAEREALRTKVQNLQQVDEKGGFIVRTMAEDASDEDLKADVDYLRRTWSTILQLAKTQPPTTLLYQDLNLAQRVLRDFVNEETDSIQVDSRENYIMLQEFATHYMPSVLGKLQHYIGERPLFDLHGVEEEIERALGRRVDLKSGGYLIVDQTEAMTTIDVNTGSFVAGRNFDDTIFKTNLEAAHAIARQLRLRNLGGIIILDIIDMENEEHKVAVLAELNKALSRDRTKLSVSGFSALGLVEVTRKRTRESLAHVLCEPCPACSGKGQVKTARTICYEILRELLREAKQFNPREFRIMASQVVVDMFLEEESQHLAMLGDFIGKPISLQVESVFHQEQYDIILM; encoded by the coding sequence ATGAGCGAAAACCTCCTCATCAATATCACCCCACAAGAAACCCGCGTTGCCCTGATGTTCCAGGGTGCGGTACAAGAACTCCATATAGAACGTACATTGTCACGCGGCCTGGTTGGCAATATCTACCTGGGCAAAGTCGTACGCGTCTTGCCTGGCATGCAGTCTGCGTTTATTGACATAGGCTTGGAACGCGCCGCCTTCCTCCATGTTGCCGACATCTGGGATGCCCGCCCTCAGGATGCCAATGGCAATACCAATGCGCCACTGACACCGATAGAAAAACTGCTGTTCGATGGTCAATCGGTCACCGTGCAAGTCGTCAAAGACCCGATAGGCACCAAAGGTGCACGCCTCTCTACCCAGATTTCCATCGCAGGCCGCATGCTGGTCTACCTGCCGCAAGATTCACATATCGGTATCTCGCAAAAAATAGAAAACGAAGCAGAACGCGAGGCTCTGCGCACCAAGGTACAAAACCTGCAGCAAGTAGATGAAAAAGGTGGTTTCATCGTCCGCACCATGGCAGAAGATGCCTCGGATGAAGACCTCAAAGCCGACGTTGATTACCTGCGCCGCACCTGGTCCACCATACTGCAGTTAGCCAAGACCCAGCCACCAACGACCCTGCTGTACCAGGACCTTAATCTGGCACAACGTGTCTTGCGCGACTTCGTCAATGAAGAAACCGACAGCATACAAGTCGATTCGCGTGAAAATTACATCATGCTGCAAGAGTTTGCGACGCACTATATGCCATCCGTACTCGGCAAGCTGCAACACTACATAGGTGAGCGCCCGCTGTTTGACTTGCATGGCGTAGAAGAAGAAATCGAAAGAGCTTTGGGCCGCCGTGTCGATCTGAAGTCTGGTGGTTACCTCATCGTCGACCAGACCGAGGCCATGACTACCATTGACGTCAACACCGGCAGCTTCGTCGCTGGCCGCAATTTCGATGACACCATCTTCAAGACCAACCTCGAAGCCGCCCACGCCATCGCCCGTCAGCTGCGCCTGCGCAATCTCGGCGGCATCATCATTCTCGACATCATCGATATGGAGAATGAAGAACACAAGGTAGCCGTGCTGGCCGAACTCAACAAGGCCCTGTCACGCGACCGCACCAAACTCTCAGTATCCGGCTTCTCTGCCCTGGGCCTGGTAGAAGTCACCCGCAAACGCACACGCGAATCACTCGCCCATGTGCTATGCGAACCCTGCCCAGCCTGCAGCGGCAAAGGCCAGGTAAAAACCGCCCGCACCATCTGCTACGAAATCCTGCGCGAACTGCTGCGCGAAGCCAAACAATTCAACCCCAGAGAATTCCGCATCATGGCTTCACAAGTCGTGGTCGACATGTTCCTCGAAGAAGAATCCCAACACCTGGCCATGCTGGGTGACTTCATCGGCAAACCGATTTCACTGCAAGTCGAAAGTGTGTTTCATCAGGAGCAGTACGATATTATTTTGATGTGA
- the purD gene encoding phosphoribosylamine--glycine ligase: MKLLVVGSGGREHALAWKLAQSERVQTIFVAPGNGGTAADSRLKNINITDPAALADFAEQENIGITVVGPEVPLAAGIVNIFRDRGLKIFGPSKEAAQLESSKDFAKAFMHRHAIPTAEYQTFSELAPAHDYINAKGAPIVIKADGLAAGKGVVVAMTVEEAHAAVDMMLSDNKLGDAGARVVIEEFLAGEEASFIVMVDGKNILPLATSQDHKRLLDNDEGPNTGGMGAYSPAPIVTPQLHARVMREIIVPTVQGMAKDGIVFTGFLYAGLMIDDQGNPKTLEFNCRMGDPETQPIMARLKTDLLHVVEHAVNGTLDTVELEWDRRTAMGVVMAAAGYPDAPRKGDKITGIPAETADTVTFHAGTSLNEKTLNVTGGRVLCVVGLGDTVKLAQKHAYDVVEKIHFDGMQYRRDIGWRALNRKH, from the coding sequence ATGAAATTACTCGTAGTCGGCTCTGGTGGCCGTGAACATGCCCTCGCCTGGAAACTCGCACAATCTGAACGCGTACAAACCATTTTTGTCGCCCCCGGCAATGGTGGTACCGCTGCTGACAGCCGCCTGAAAAACATCAACATCACAGACCCGGCAGCATTGGCAGACTTTGCCGAGCAAGAAAACATAGGCATTACCGTAGTCGGCCCTGAAGTGCCGCTGGCTGCCGGCATCGTCAATATTTTCCGTGACCGTGGCCTGAAAATCTTTGGCCCGAGCAAAGAAGCTGCACAGCTGGAAAGCTCCAAGGATTTCGCCAAGGCTTTCATGCACAGGCATGCTATCCCTACGGCTGAATACCAGACTTTCTCTGAGCTGGCACCTGCGCACGACTATATCAATGCCAAGGGCGCACCTATTGTCATCAAGGCCGACGGCCTGGCGGCTGGTAAAGGTGTAGTCGTTGCCATGACGGTTGAAGAAGCCCATGCAGCAGTCGATATGATGTTGTCTGACAATAAGCTCGGTGATGCTGGCGCACGCGTCGTCATTGAAGAGTTTCTGGCAGGTGAAGAAGCCAGTTTCATCGTCATGGTTGATGGCAAGAATATTTTGCCACTGGCAACCAGCCAGGACCATAAGCGCCTGCTCGACAATGATGAAGGCCCGAATACAGGCGGCATGGGTGCCTACTCCCCTGCCCCTATCGTGACGCCACAACTGCATGCACGCGTCATGCGCGAAATTATCGTGCCAACGGTACAAGGCATGGCCAAAGACGGCATCGTATTTACCGGCTTTTTGTATGCAGGCCTGATGATTGATGACCAGGGCAATCCAAAAACCCTGGAATTCAACTGCCGCATGGGTGACCCGGAAACCCAGCCTATCATGGCGCGCCTGAAAACAGATTTGCTGCACGTGGTTGAACACGCAGTCAATGGCACTCTCGATACGGTAGAACTGGAATGGGACAGGCGTACCGCCATGGGTGTCGTCATGGCCGCTGCTGGTTACCCTGATGCGCCTCGCAAAGGTGACAAGATCACCGGCATCCCGGCAGAAACAGCAGATACCGTGACCTTCCATGCGGGCACATCTCTCAATGAAAAGACCTTGAACGTGACCGGTGGCCGTGTGTTGTGCGTGGTTGGCCTGGGCGACACCGTCAAACTGGCGCAAAAACATGCGTATGACGTAGTGGAAAAAATCCATTTCGACGGCATGCAATACCGCCGCGACATAGGCTGGCGTGCGCTAAACCGCAAGCATTAA
- the nadD gene encoding nicotinate (nicotinamide) nucleotide adenylyltransferase, which translates to MVIETAETAETTETAPPPCILVLGGSFDPVHLGHVALAHSLATALQPDELRIIPVGQQWQKNELQATATQRLAMLKLAFEDWQLCPVRIDEQEIIRAEQGKSNYTIDTLHQLRREVGDEASLVFAMGADQLQNLHTWRNWQALLEVAHLCAASRPGFSLDISSPDIADIWKKNAISALEMRTRPAGGTYLERNLAQDVSATQLRTELKQHNPTTRLLVPHKVLDYLQQQTIYQ; encoded by the coding sequence ATGGTTATAGAAACTGCGGAAACTGCGGAAACTACGGAAACTGCACCACCACCTTGTATCCTGGTACTTGGTGGCAGCTTTGACCCTGTGCATCTGGGGCATGTCGCCCTTGCCCATAGCCTGGCGACGGCATTGCAGCCGGATGAATTGCGCATCATTCCCGTAGGCCAGCAATGGCAAAAAAATGAGTTGCAAGCTACAGCAACACAAAGACTGGCCATGCTGAAGCTGGCTTTTGAAGACTGGCAACTCTGCCCTGTCAGGATAGATGAGCAAGAAATCATCCGCGCAGAACAGGGTAAAAGTAATTACACCATCGATACCTTGCACCAGCTACGCAGAGAAGTTGGCGATGAGGCATCACTGGTATTTGCCATGGGTGCAGATCAGTTGCAAAATTTGCACACCTGGCGCAATTGGCAGGCCTTGCTTGAAGTAGCACATTTGTGTGCCGCATCACGCCCGGGTTTCAGCCTCGATATCAGCAGCCCCGACATTGCTGACATCTGGAAGAAAAATGCCATCAGCGCCCTGGAAATGCGCACACGGCCAGCCGGTGGCACTTATCTGGAGAGAAATCTGGCGCAAGATGTATCTGCGACCCAACTACGTACTGAATTAAAACAGCATAACCCGACAACAAGATTGCTAGTCCCGCACAAGGTGCTAGACTACCTACAACAACAAACTATCTACCAATAA